The Pseudomonas sp. R4-35-07 genome contains a region encoding:
- a CDS encoding multidrug efflux RND transporter permease subunit — protein sequence MSGSRSPSAWCVDHPVATLLLTFALVLLGIIAFPRLAVAPLPEAEFPTIQVTAQLPGASPDTMASSVATPLEVQFSAIPGMTQMTSSSALGSSLLTLQFTLDKSIDTAAQEVQAAINTASGKLPSDMPSLPTWKKVNPADSPVLILSVSSASMPSTELSDYVETLLARQISQIDGVGQINITGQQRPAIRVQASPDKLAAVGLTLADIRLAIQQSSLNLAKGAIYGANSVSTLSTNDQLFHPDDYGQLIVSYKNGAPVQLRDIAKVVNGSENAYVQAWSGDTPGVNLVISRQPGANIVDTVDRIQQALPRLEAMLPASVQVSVLTDRTKTIRASLHEVEMTLLIAILLVVAVMALFLRQLSATLIVSAVLGVSLVASFALMYVMGFSLNNLTLVAIVIAVGFVVDDAIVVVENIHRHLEAGLGKREAAIKGSGEIGFTVVSISFSLVAAFIPLLFMGGVVGRLFKEFALTATSTILISVVVSLTLAPTLAALFMRAPTHHAHANPTFSERLLAGYARNLRRALAHQRSMAAIFVVTLALAVVGYVFIPKGFFPVQDTGFVLGTSEAAADVSYPDMVAKHKALADIVQADPAVQAFSHSVGVTGSNQTIANGRFWIALKDRGDRDVSASQFIDRIRPQLAKVPGIVLYLRAGQDINLSSGPSRAQYQYVLKSNDGPTLNTWTQRLTEKLRSNPAFRDLSNDLQLGGSITHITIDRQAAARFGLTATDVDQALYDAFGQRQINEYQTEINQYQVVLELDRQQRGKAESLNYFYLRSPLTNEMVPLSALARVDPPSVGPLSISHDGMFPAANLSFNLAPGVALGDAVIMLNQAKNDIGMPSTIIGNFQGAAQAFQSSLASQPWLILAALVAVYIILGVLYESFVHPLTIISTLPSAGLGALIMLWLLGQDFSIMALIGLVLLIGIVKKNGILMIDFALEAQRVRGLAPEDAIYEACVTRFRPIIMTTLAALLGAVPLMLGSGPGAELRQPLGIAVVGGLLVSQALTLFTTPVIYLYLERFFHRPKPALALATTH from the coding sequence ATGAGCGGCAGCCGCTCGCCTTCGGCCTGGTGCGTCGATCACCCGGTCGCCACCCTGCTGCTGACCTTTGCCTTGGTGCTGCTGGGGATCATTGCCTTCCCGCGGCTGGCCGTTGCGCCACTGCCGGAAGCGGAGTTTCCGACGATCCAGGTCACCGCGCAATTGCCCGGCGCCAGCCCGGACACGATGGCCTCATCGGTGGCGACGCCGCTCGAGGTGCAATTCAGCGCCATCCCCGGCATGACCCAGATGACCTCCAGCAGCGCCTTGGGCTCAAGCCTCTTGACCCTGCAATTCACTCTGGACAAAAGCATCGACACCGCCGCCCAGGAAGTGCAGGCCGCGATCAATACCGCCTCCGGCAAGTTACCCAGCGATATGCCGAGCCTGCCGACCTGGAAGAAGGTCAACCCGGCCGACAGCCCGGTGCTGATCCTCAGCGTCAGCTCCGCGAGCATGCCGAGCACGGAACTGAGCGACTACGTGGAAACCCTGCTGGCGCGTCAGATCAGCCAGATCGACGGTGTCGGCCAGATCAACATCACCGGCCAGCAGCGCCCGGCGATTCGCGTGCAGGCCTCCCCCGACAAACTCGCGGCGGTCGGCTTGACGCTAGCGGACATCCGCCTGGCCATCCAGCAATCGAGCCTGAACCTGGCCAAAGGCGCGATATACGGGGCCAACAGCGTGTCGACCCTGTCGACCAACGATCAACTGTTTCACCCCGACGACTACGGCCAGTTGATTGTGTCCTACAAGAACGGCGCACCCGTGCAGTTGCGCGATATCGCCAAAGTCGTCAACGGTTCGGAAAACGCCTACGTGCAGGCCTGGTCCGGCGATACGCCGGGGGTCAACCTGGTGATTTCGCGCCAGCCGGGGGCGAATATCGTCGACACGGTCGACCGCATCCAGCAAGCGCTGCCGCGCCTGGAAGCCATGCTGCCGGCCTCGGTGCAGGTCAGTGTACTGACCGACCGCACCAAGACCATCCGCGCCTCGTTGCATGAAGTGGAAATGACCCTGCTGATCGCCATCCTGCTGGTGGTGGCGGTGATGGCGCTGTTCCTGCGCCAACTGTCGGCGACGTTGATTGTGTCTGCCGTGCTCGGTGTGTCGCTGGTGGCCAGTTTCGCGCTGATGTATGTGATGGGCTTCAGCTTGAACAACCTGACCCTGGTCGCCATCGTGATTGCCGTGGGCTTTGTGGTGGACGATGCGATCGTGGTGGTGGAAAACATTCACCGTCACCTGGAGGCCGGCCTGGGCAAGCGCGAAGCCGCGATCAAAGGCTCCGGCGAAATCGGCTTTACCGTGGTGTCCATCAGCTTCTCGCTGGTGGCGGCGTTTATTCCACTGCTGTTCATGGGCGGCGTGGTCGGGCGGCTGTTCAAGGAATTTGCGCTGACGGCCACCTCCACCATCCTGATTTCGGTGGTGGTTTCGCTGACCCTGGCGCCCACCCTCGCCGCACTGTTCATGCGTGCGCCAACCCATCACGCCCATGCCAACCCCACCTTCAGCGAGCGCCTGCTGGCCGGTTATGCGCGCAACCTGCGGCGAGCCCTGGCCCATCAACGCAGCATGGCGGCGATCTTCGTGGTCACCCTGGCCCTGGCCGTGGTCGGCTATGTGTTTATCCCCAAGGGCTTCTTCCCGGTGCAGGACACCGGTTTCGTGCTGGGCACCAGCGAGGCGGCAGCCGATGTGTCGTACCCGGACATGGTCGCCAAGCACAAGGCACTGGCCGACATCGTCCAGGCCGACCCGGCGGTACAAGCTTTCTCCCACTCGGTGGGTGTGACCGGCAGCAACCAGACCATCGCCAACGGGCGCTTCTGGATCGCCTTGAAAGACCGGGGTGATCGCGATGTGTCGGCCAGCCAGTTCATCGACCGCATCCGCCCGCAACTGGCGAAGGTGCCGGGCATCGTCCTGTACCTGCGCGCCGGCCAGGATATCAACTTGAGCTCCGGCCCCAGCCGCGCCCAGTACCAATACGTACTCAAGAGCAACGACGGCCCGACCTTGAACACCTGGACCCAGCGCCTCACCGAAAAACTGCGCAGCAACCCGGCCTTTCGGGACCTGTCCAACGACCTGCAATTGGGCGGCAGCATCACCCACATCACCATCGACCGCCAGGCCGCGGCGCGTTTTGGCCTGACCGCCACCGACGTCGACCAGGCGCTGTACGACGCGTTCGGCCAGCGCCAGATCAACGAATACCAGACCGAGATCAACCAGTACCAGGTGGTGCTGGAGCTGGACCGCCAACAGCGCGGCAAGGCCGAGAGCCTGAACTATTTTTACCTGCGCTCGCCGCTGACCAACGAGATGGTGCCACTGTCGGCGCTGGCCAGGGTCGACCCACCGAGCGTGGGGCCGTTGTCCATCAGCCATGACGGCATGTTCCCGGCCGCCAACCTGTCGTTCAACCTGGCCCCCGGCGTGGCACTGGGGGATGCGGTGATCATGCTCAACCAGGCCAAGAATGACATCGGCATGCCCAGTACGATCATCGGTAATTTCCAGGGCGCGGCCCAGGCCTTCCAGAGCTCGCTGGCCAGCCAGCCGTGGCTGATCCTCGCGGCACTGGTCGCGGTCTACATTATCCTGGGCGTGCTGTACGAGAGTTTCGTGCACCCGCTGACGATCATTTCCACCTTGCCCTCGGCGGGCCTGGGCGCGTTGATCATGCTGTGGCTGCTGGGCCAGGACTTTTCGATCATGGCCTTGATCGGCCTGGTGCTGCTGATCGGCATCGTCAAGAAAAATGGCATCCTGATGATCGACTTCGCCCTGGAGGCCCAGCGCGTACGCGGCCTGGCGCCTGAGGACGCGATCTACGAAGCCTGCGTCACGCGGTTCCGGCCGATCATCATGACCACCCTCGCCGCCCTGCTTGGCGCGGTGCCGTTGATGCTCGGCTCAGGCCCTGGCGCGGAGCTGCGCCAGCCTCTGGGCATCGCCGTGGTCGGCGGCTTGCTGGTGAGCCAGGCGCTGACGCTGTTCACCACGCCGGTCATATACTTGTACCTTGAACGATTTTTCCACAGGCCCAAACCAGCGCTCGCGCTGGCGACCACACACTGA
- a CDS encoding efflux RND transporter periplasmic adaptor subunit — MPIKRNTALLVGALLVLALAAWTLTRPAKARLAAPSAIPVRVVSVAQQDVPRFVSGIGTVLSLHSVVIRPQIDGILTRLLVKEGQQVKAGDLLATIDDRSIRASLDQAKAQLGESQAQLQVAQVNLKRYKELSIDDGVSKQTYDQQHALVNQLKATVQGNQAAIDSAQVQLSYTQIRSPVSGRVGIRTVDEGNFLRMSDTQGLFSVTQIDPIAVEFSLPQQMLPTLQGLIAAPQKASVDAYLGADTDGQTGDLLGEGHLSLIDNQISSTTGTLRAKAEFPNGTQKLWPGQLVTIKIQTAVDRNALVVPPTVVQRGLDSHFVYRLNGEQVEVVPVQVTYQNSELNIIKGVQAGDVLVSDGQSRLKAGAQVQVLKEPPQVIQTVDAKVQP; from the coding sequence ATGCCCATAAAACGAAACACGGCCCTGCTGGTGGGCGCCCTTCTGGTCCTGGCGCTGGCAGCCTGGACTTTGACTCGGCCCGCCAAGGCCCGGCTGGCGGCACCCAGCGCTATTCCCGTGCGCGTGGTGAGCGTGGCGCAACAGGATGTCCCGCGGTTCGTCAGCGGCATTGGCACGGTGTTGTCGTTGCACAGCGTGGTGATCCGCCCGCAGATCGACGGCATCCTCACCCGCTTGCTGGTCAAGGAAGGCCAACAGGTAAAGGCCGGCGACCTGCTGGCGACCATCGATGACCGCTCGATCCGCGCCAGCCTCGACCAGGCCAAGGCCCAGCTGGGGGAAAGCCAGGCGCAGCTGCAAGTGGCGCAGGTCAACCTCAAGCGCTACAAGGAACTGAGTATCGACGACGGCGTGTCGAAGCAGACCTACGACCAGCAACACGCTCTGGTGAACCAGCTCAAGGCCACCGTGCAGGGCAACCAGGCGGCGATTGATTCGGCTCAAGTACAACTTTCCTACACCCAGATTCGTTCCCCCGTCAGTGGTCGCGTTGGCATTCGCACGGTGGATGAAGGCAACTTCCTGCGCATGAGCGATACCCAAGGGTTGTTCTCGGTCACCCAGATCGACCCGATCGCGGTTGAGTTTTCCCTGCCGCAGCAGATGTTGCCGACCTTGCAAGGCCTGATCGCCGCCCCGCAAAAAGCCAGCGTCGATGCCTACCTGGGGGCCGATACCGACGGCCAGACCGGCGACCTGCTGGGGGAAGGCCACTTGAGCCTGATTGACAACCAGATCAGTTCCACCACCGGCACCCTGCGCGCCAAGGCCGAGTTCCCGAACGGCACGCAGAAGCTGTGGCCGGGGCAACTGGTGACCATCAAGATCCAGACCGCCGTCGACAGGAATGCCCTGGTGGTGCCGCCGACGGTGGTGCAGCGTGGCCTGGACTCACATTTCGTGTACCGGCTCAACGGTGAGCAGGTGGAGGTGGTGCCCGTGCAGGTCACCTACCAGAACAGTGAGCTGAATATCATCAAGGGCGTGCAGGCCGGGGATGTGCTGGTCAGCGATGGTCAGTCGCGGCTCAAGGCCGGCGCCCAGGTGCAAGTGCTCAAGGAACCGCCGCAGGTGATCCAGACCGTCGACGCCAAGGTGCAGCCATGA
- a CDS encoding transporter substrate-binding domain-containing protein encodes MALIHFCVALALLLSVEAMAAAEPPRREIRFAVAAHFPPFQSRNAQGQLVGLNIELGNALCVQLNVHCTWVDQIVMENFPALDARQFDAIMGMAPTLSRQQRVNFSDDLYPITTWLVARRNSGLSPHKRLLKGKRVGVLVRSNREAFARSQWAPAGVIIESYWLNDQLVRSLVAGEIDATLQGAVEIREALLDTPEGMDFDFMGPPVSSDLLGNSVAIALRKTDTVLRTELNHALEQLKQNGEYQRILQPYRLDTAPVNPSSLKPPATG; translated from the coding sequence GTGGCTTTGATACATTTCTGTGTGGCGCTTGCCCTCCTGTTATCGGTGGAGGCCATGGCCGCCGCCGAGCCGCCGCGACGCGAAATCCGCTTCGCTGTCGCGGCGCATTTTCCCCCCTTTCAAAGCCGTAATGCGCAAGGGCAATTGGTGGGGCTCAATATCGAATTGGGTAACGCCCTGTGCGTGCAGCTCAATGTGCATTGCACGTGGGTCGACCAGATCGTCATGGAAAACTTCCCCGCCCTCGATGCCCGGCAATTTGACGCGATCATGGGGATGGCACCGACCTTGAGTCGACAGCAGAGAGTCAACTTCAGCGATGACCTCTACCCGATCACCACCTGGCTGGTGGCCCGCAGAAACTCGGGCTTGAGCCCGCACAAGCGGTTACTCAAGGGCAAGCGGGTCGGAGTGTTGGTCAGGAGCAATCGCGAAGCCTTTGCCCGGTCGCAGTGGGCGCCGGCTGGCGTGATCATCGAGAGCTACTGGCTCAACGACCAACTGGTGCGCAGCCTGGTTGCGGGCGAGATCGATGCGACGCTGCAGGGCGCCGTGGAAATCCGAGAGGCCTTGCTCGACACGCCTGAAGGCATGGATTTCGATTTCATGGGCCCGCCGGTATCGTCTGACCTGTTGGGCAACAGTGTCGCGATTGCACTGCGCAAAACCGATACCGTGTTGCGTACCGAACTCAACCATGCCCTTGAGCAACTCAAGCAGAACGGCGAGTACCAGCGCATCCTCCAACCCTATCGCCTCGACACCGCGCCCGTGAACCCGTCGAGCCTCAAGCCGCCCGCAACGGGATAA
- a CDS encoding YkgJ family cysteine cluster protein, translating into MNTHFSCVGCGKCCSDHHVPLTLDEARQWAADGGNVIVLVEGFLASGLGLPQQQREHAERRSVVVPSGNTQAFVAITFAAYNAGRCRNLDEDNRCGIYERRPLVCRIYPMEINPHIPLNPSAKDCPPESWEQGPALIVGGALMDAELAELIRRSRQADRDDVQTKEAVCALLGIRTTALKGDGFTAYLPDMNAFAQAIALATDQPITANEWVFHVSGMEIAEQLLDAGAQIATEVPANYAFIPLRAA; encoded by the coding sequence ATGAATACTCACTTTTCCTGCGTAGGTTGTGGCAAATGCTGCTCCGATCACCACGTACCCCTGACCCTCGACGAAGCCCGGCAGTGGGCGGCGGACGGTGGCAATGTCATTGTTCTGGTAGAAGGTTTTCTCGCCAGCGGCCTGGGTTTGCCCCAGCAGCAGCGTGAACATGCCGAACGCCGTTCAGTGGTGGTGCCCAGCGGCAATACCCAGGCATTCGTGGCGATCACCTTTGCGGCCTACAACGCCGGGCGCTGTCGGAATCTTGACGAAGACAATCGCTGCGGCATCTACGAACGACGTCCGCTGGTGTGCCGGATCTATCCGATGGAGATCAATCCGCACATCCCGCTGAACCCGAGCGCCAAGGATTGCCCGCCGGAATCCTGGGAACAGGGGCCGGCGTTGATCGTGGGCGGGGCATTGATGGATGCTGAACTGGCTGAACTGATCCGCCGTTCACGCCAGGCCGACCGTGACGACGTGCAAACCAAGGAGGCCGTGTGTGCCTTGCTGGGGATTCGTACCACCGCGCTCAAGGGCGACGGGTTCACGGCGTATTTGCCGGATATGAATGCGTTTGCCCAAGCCATTGCGTTGGCAACTGACCAGCCGATCACGGCCAACGAGTGGGTGTTTCACGTCTCCGGGATGGAGATTGCCGAACAACTGCTGGATGCCGGTGCGCAGATTGCTACCGAAGTGCCGGCCAATTACGCGTTTATCCCGTTGCGGGCGGCTTGA
- a CDS encoding N-acetyltransferase — protein sequence MAEYFQLLRRDLTGSLPAPQWPANTQLDHYRDELAPAIHAVLRMTQDQGGGRVAGLEQWRRQFVDDAEFDPTLCLVASNAEGILGVAQCWTSAFIKNLSIHPCAQGQGLGRALLLHAFHVFKQRGEPYVDLKVLESNLRARQLYESAGMRFVLRDVVPED from the coding sequence TTGGCTGAGTATTTCCAGTTGCTGCGACGCGACCTGACCGGCAGCCTGCCGGCGCCGCAGTGGCCGGCCAATACCCAGCTGGATCACTATCGCGATGAACTGGCCCCGGCGATTCACGCGGTATTGCGCATGACCCAGGATCAGGGCGGTGGCCGTGTCGCGGGCCTTGAGCAATGGCGCCGGCAATTCGTTGACGATGCCGAGTTCGACCCCACGTTGTGCCTGGTAGCCAGTAACGCCGAGGGCATTCTCGGCGTGGCGCAATGCTGGACCAGTGCCTTTATCAAGAACCTCTCGATACACCCCTGCGCCCAGGGCCAGGGGCTTGGCCGAGCGTTGCTGCTGCATGCCTTCCACGTTTTCAAGCAGCGCGGCGAACCCTATGTGGACCTCAAGGTGCTGGAGAGCAATCTGCGCGCGCGGCAGCTGTATGAAAGTGCAGGCATGCGGTTTGTCCTGCGCGACGTGGTTCCTGAGGACTGA
- a CDS encoding chemotaxis protein CheV, producing MPTTKARADSLSLLLFTLRSGKLMAINLLKVSEIIPCPPLTKLPESHPHVKGIATLRGNSLAVIDLSRALGEMPLQDPNGGCLIVTDVSRSKQGLHVQAVSKIVHCLTTDIRPPPYGSGGNRAFITGVTQVEGGLVQVLDIEKVIHGIAPAPIEAAPTDLTMEEAEVLGHARILVVDDSQVALQQSVHTLRNLGLTCHTARSAKEAIDVLLELQGTGEQINVVVSDIEMSEMDGYALTRTLRETPDFQQLYVLLHTSLDSAMNSEKARLAGADAVLTKFSSPELTKCLVVAAQTVAQKGL from the coding sequence ATGCCCACCACCAAAGCCCGCGCAGACTCACTTTCGCTTCTGCTCTTTACCTTGCGCAGCGGCAAGCTGATGGCGATCAACCTGCTGAAAGTCAGCGAAATCATCCCCTGCCCTCCGCTGACCAAACTGCCGGAGTCGCACCCTCACGTCAAAGGCATTGCCACGTTGCGCGGTAACTCGTTGGCGGTGATCGACTTGAGCCGCGCCCTGGGCGAGATGCCGTTGCAGGACCCGAACGGCGGCTGCCTGATCGTTACCGATGTCAGCCGTTCCAAGCAGGGCTTGCACGTGCAGGCGGTGAGCAAGATCGTGCATTGCCTGACCACCGATATCCGCCCACCGCCCTATGGCTCCGGCGGCAATCGCGCGTTTATCACCGGGGTGACCCAGGTGGAAGGCGGCCTGGTGCAGGTGCTGGATATCGAGAAAGTCATCCATGGCATCGCCCCGGCGCCGATAGAAGCCGCGCCAACCGACCTGACCATGGAAGAAGCCGAAGTCCTCGGCCATGCACGCATCCTGGTGGTGGACGACAGCCAAGTGGCGCTGCAGCAATCGGTGCATACGCTGCGCAACCTCGGGCTGACGTGTCACACCGCGCGCAGCGCCAAGGAGGCCATCGATGTGCTGCTGGAGCTGCAAGGTACGGGCGAGCAAATCAATGTGGTGGTGTCGGACATCGAAATGTCCGAGATGGACGGTTATGCCCTCACCCGCACGCTGCGCGAAACTCCGGACTTCCAGCAGCTCTACGTACTGTTGCACACCTCCCTGGACAGCGCGATGAACAGTGAAAAAGCGCGCCTGGCCGGCGCCGATGCGGTGCTGACCAAGTTTTCCTCCCCCGAGCTGACCAAGTGCCTGGTGGTGGCTGCGCAAACCGTGGCGCAAAAGGGTTTGTAA
- a CDS encoding D-glycerate dehydrogenase has protein sequence MKKTVLAFSRVTPPMIERLQQDFEVIAPNPKQGDINAQFNEALPHAHGLIGVGRKLGREQLEGARQLEVVSSVSVGYDNYDVAYFNERGIMLTNTPDVLTESTADLAFALLMSSARRVAELDAWTKAGQWKASVGAPLFGCDVHGKTLGIVGMGNIGAAVARRGRLGFNMPILYSGNSRKSALEQELGAQFRSLDQLLAEADFVCLVVPLSDKTRHLISSRELALMKSSAILINISRGPVVDEPALIQALQTQRIRGAGLDVYEKEPLAESPLFQLSNAVTLPHIGSATHETREAMANRALDNLRSALLGQRPQDLVNPQVWKG, from the coding sequence ATGAAAAAGACTGTCCTTGCCTTCAGCCGTGTCACCCCGCCAATGATCGAACGCCTGCAACAGGATTTCGAGGTGATTGCGCCCAACCCCAAGCAGGGGGACATCAACGCCCAATTCAACGAAGCCCTGCCCCACGCCCATGGTCTGATCGGCGTGGGCCGCAAGCTGGGCCGCGAACAGCTTGAAGGCGCGCGCCAGCTGGAGGTGGTCTCCAGTGTGTCGGTGGGCTACGACAACTACGATGTCGCCTACTTCAACGAGCGCGGGATCATGCTCACCAATACCCCTGACGTGCTCACCGAGAGCACCGCCGACCTGGCCTTCGCCCTGTTGATGAGCAGCGCACGCCGCGTGGCCGAACTGGACGCCTGGACCAAGGCCGGCCAGTGGAAAGCCAGCGTTGGCGCCCCGTTGTTTGGCTGCGATGTGCACGGCAAGACCCTGGGCATCGTCGGCATGGGCAATATCGGCGCGGCCGTGGCCCGGCGTGGGCGCCTGGGCTTCAATATGCCGATCCTGTACAGCGGCAACAGCCGCAAGAGCGCGCTGGAACAAGAGCTGGGCGCACAGTTTCGCAGCCTGGACCAGCTGCTGGCCGAGGCGGATTTCGTTTGCCTGGTGGTGCCGCTAAGCGACAAGACCCGTCACCTGATCAGCAGCCGGGAACTGGCACTGATGAAGTCCAGTGCGATCCTGATCAACATCTCCCGTGGCCCGGTCGTGGACGAGCCCGCGTTGATCCAGGCCCTGCAAACCCAGCGCATTCGTGGCGCGGGGCTGGATGTGTATGAAAAGGAACCGCTGGCCGAGTCGCCCCTGTTCCAGTTGAGCAATGCGGTGACGCTGCCGCATATCGGTTCGGCGACCCATGAAACCCGCGAAGCCATGGCCAACCGCGCGCTCGACAACCTGCGCAGCGCCCTGCTCGGCCAACGCCCGCAGGACCTGGTGAACCCACAGGTGTGGAAAGGCTGA
- a CDS encoding LysR family transcriptional regulator, whose translation MDTLQNMRAFSCVAEAGSFTAAAAQLDTTTANVSRAVSNLEAHLQTRLLNRTTRRIALTEAGKRYLLRCEQILAYVEEAEAEASDAHARPAGQLKVHTMTGIGQHFVIDAIARYRRTHPDVTFDLTLANRVPDLLDEGYDVSIVLASELPDSGFVSQRLGITYSIACASPEYVKAKGCAQRPQDLLNHACLRLVSPVIQLDKWTFNGPEGQESVAVNSSPFLVNSADAMKTAITSGMGVGLLPVYAAIEGLRNGTLVRVMPNYRSQELNLYAIYPSRQYLDAKIKTWVEYLRGSLPEILAAHQAELVAYELSGTLSGARLAN comes from the coding sequence ATGGACACTTTGCAAAACATGCGCGCGTTCAGTTGCGTTGCAGAGGCCGGCAGCTTCACCGCCGCCGCCGCGCAGCTGGACACTACCACCGCCAACGTCTCGCGCGCGGTCTCAAACCTTGAGGCCCACCTGCAAACCCGCTTGCTCAACCGCACCACTCGCCGCATCGCGCTGACCGAGGCCGGTAAGCGCTATTTGCTGCGCTGCGAGCAGATCCTCGCCTACGTCGAGGAAGCCGAGGCGGAAGCCAGCGACGCCCATGCGCGTCCCGCCGGGCAATTGAAAGTGCACACCATGACCGGTATCGGCCAGCACTTCGTGATCGACGCGATTGCCCGCTACCGCCGCACCCACCCCGACGTGACCTTCGACCTGACGCTCGCCAACCGCGTGCCGGACCTGCTTGATGAGGGCTATGACGTGTCCATCGTGCTGGCCAGCGAACTGCCCGATTCCGGTTTCGTCTCGCAACGCCTGGGCATCACCTACAGCATCGCCTGCGCCTCGCCGGAATACGTCAAAGCCAAGGGCTGCGCACAACGCCCCCAGGATTTGCTCAATCACGCCTGCCTGCGCCTGGTCAGCCCGGTGATCCAGCTGGATAAATGGACCTTCAACGGGCCCGAAGGCCAGGAAAGCGTTGCGGTGAACAGCTCGCCGTTTTTGGTCAATTCGGCCGACGCGATGAAAACCGCGATCACCAGCGGCATGGGCGTCGGCCTGCTGCCGGTGTACGCCGCGATAGAAGGGTTGCGTAACGGCACGCTTGTGCGGGTAATGCCCAACTACCGTTCCCAGGAACTGAACCTGTACGCCATCTACCCGTCGCGCCAATACCTGGATGCGAAGATCAAGACCTGGGTGGAATACTTGCGCGGTTCGTTGCCGGAGATTCTCGCGGCGCATCAAGCGGAATTAGTGGCGTACGAGTTGAGCGGCACCCTGAGCGGTGCGCGTTTGGCGAACTGA
- a CDS encoding efflux transporter outer membrane subunit, translating into MPRRISRELKTLSVWAFTLAISGCIGTAGIGPQGQSLNANELATDEAIQNAASDAHWPTARWWQAYGDRQLNRWVELATQNSPSMAMAAARVREARAMAGVAESAESVQIDSDTTLKRHNWPKDQFYGPGELSGANTWDNNSSLGLSYALDLWGRESNATERAVDLAHMNVAQARQAQLELQNNVVRAYIQLSLHYADRDIVAATLAQQQQMLDLANKRLDAGIGTHFDVSQAETPLPETHRQLDALDEQIALSRNQLAALAGKGPGEGAQLQRPSLSLAAALKLPSNLPAQLLGQRPDVVASRWQVAAQARGIDVAHAGFYPNVDLVGSLGFMATGGGMLEFLAGSKFNYNVGPAITLPIFDGGRLRAQLGQASAGYDIAVAHYNQTLVNALKGISDQLIRRESMDKQAAFAAQSVASAQKTYDIAIIAYQRGLTDYLNVLNAQTLLFRQQQIAQHVQAARLSAHAELVTALGGGLGADDDVPRNDKTLPGKTPAALAVFDH; encoded by the coding sequence GTGCCGCGTCGCATCAGCAGAGAGCTGAAGACTCTCAGTGTTTGGGCCTTTACGCTCGCCATCAGCGGCTGTATCGGAACCGCAGGAATCGGCCCCCAGGGCCAATCCTTGAATGCCAACGAGCTGGCCACGGACGAAGCGATTCAGAACGCCGCCAGCGACGCCCACTGGCCCACCGCCCGATGGTGGCAGGCCTACGGCGATCGGCAACTGAACCGCTGGGTCGAACTTGCCACGCAAAACAGTCCGAGTATGGCCATGGCCGCCGCACGGGTGCGTGAAGCGCGCGCCATGGCCGGGGTGGCGGAGTCTGCCGAGTCCGTGCAGATTGACAGCGACACCACCCTCAAACGCCACAACTGGCCGAAGGATCAGTTCTACGGCCCCGGCGAATTGAGCGGTGCGAACACCTGGGATAACAATTCATCCCTGGGCTTGAGTTATGCACTCGACCTGTGGGGCCGCGAAAGCAACGCCACCGAGCGTGCCGTCGACCTGGCTCATATGAACGTCGCCCAAGCGCGCCAGGCCCAGCTCGAGCTGCAGAACAACGTGGTGCGTGCCTATATTCAGTTGTCGCTGCATTACGCCGATCGTGACATCGTCGCCGCCACCTTGGCCCAGCAACAGCAGATGCTGGATCTGGCCAACAAACGCCTGGACGCCGGGATCGGCACGCACTTCGACGTCAGCCAGGCCGAGACCCCGCTGCCGGAAACCCATCGTCAGTTGGACGCGCTCGATGAGCAAATCGCCCTGAGCCGCAACCAGCTGGCGGCGTTGGCCGGCAAAGGCCCGGGCGAGGGTGCGCAGTTGCAACGCCCCAGCCTGTCGCTGGCCGCTGCGTTGAAATTACCCTCGAACTTGCCTGCGCAATTGCTCGGCCAGCGACCGGATGTGGTCGCCAGTCGCTGGCAGGTGGCGGCGCAGGCGCGTGGCATCGACGTCGCCCATGCAGGCTTCTACCCCAACGTCGATCTGGTCGGCAGCCTCGGTTTCATGGCCACCGGTGGCGGCATGCTGGAGTTCCTTGCGGGCAGCAAATTCAATTACAACGTCGGCCCGGCTATTACCCTGCCGATCTTCGACGGTGGGCGTCTGCGTGCGCAACTGGGGCAAGCCAGCGCCGGTTACGACATCGCCGTGGCGCATTACAACCAGACCCTGGTCAATGCGCTCAAGGGCATCAGTGATCAACTGATCCGTCGCGAGTCCATGGACAAACAGGCGGCGTTTGCCGCGCAATCGGTGGCGTCCGCGCAGAAAACCTACGACATCGCGATCATCGCCTATCAACGGGGCCTCACCGACTACCTCAATGTGCTGAATGCCCAGACCCTGCTGTTTCGCCAGCAGCAGATAGCGCAACACGTACAGGCCGCACGCCTGAGTGCGCACGCCGAACTGGTGACTGCCTTGGGCGGTGGCCTCGGTGCCGACGACGATGTACCGCGCAACGACAAGACCCTCCCCGGCAAGACCCCTGCGGCGCTGGCCGTGTTCGATCACTGA